The following proteins are encoded in a genomic region of Pungitius pungitius chromosome 19, fPunPun2.1, whole genome shotgun sequence:
- the LOC119198340 gene encoding stonustoxin subunit beta-like, whose translation MASYQREVAALGRPFTLGMLYDAQRDTLIKGLTLWDDKALQEKKTHSFKPSSDFVIAESDSIESKSFLLEVDASLKASFLSGLIEVEGSAYYLKDQKEFKNQSRVTGQYKSTTHLEQLSMTDLMTLEDHQRDVIMKSSATHIVTGILYGANAFFVFDSEKLEASKVGEIGCSMKAMVTKIPSLSQIDNQEGLNLTQEEKALSATISCKFFGDFTLKSIPLTYEDAVKTFGQLPQLLGENGEKAVPVKVWLMPLTTLYPEAAKMMREIDDGLVGKIQHTLEDLKEIQMRSNESLKDTVVQNFPHIKDELDTFQKLCHLYTSNLKRTMKEKLPFICEGKEDESSLKKTFEKRDKSPFSQDKLTKWLNDKEKEINVIRSCVETMEGTKIVKNQSELDREVLAGDVDNTLCFVFTSTKPGDTYLDEMATYLDFPRLGSTTEDEWFNSDEVLTSMRKKANAFKDLSKALKNNRTRFLIAVIPNKESKGATIYHYKKGSLDSEDFSVPDLDPEKITDRRDVIFYACDLTLDPNTVNKYLVLSEGNKKVTSGSKRQPHSQHSERFKAHSQVLCKEGLSGRHYWEVEWDNASFRKRIYVAVAYKNIDRKGNSSEFGNNTLSWAFGQGGTSILPLLRAWHNGKVWESRLPSDGCSTLGVYLDWPAGTLSFYKVSSDTLTHLYTFHTRFNEPVYPGFWVHNEGNYAYLPPLK comes from the exons ATGGCCTCATATCAAAGGGAAGTTGCTGCTCTTGGTCGACCTTTCACCCTCGGAATGCTCTATGATGCTCAAAGAGATACACTGATCAAAG GTTTGACATTGTGGGATGATAAAGCTTTACAAGAAAAGAAGACTCACAGTTTTAAACCCAGCAGTGATTTTGTCATTGCTGAATCTGACTCCATTGAATCCAAGTCCTTTCTGCTGGAGGTTGATGCTTCTCTTAAAGCCAGCTTCCTCTCTGGACTGATTGAAGTGGAAGGATCTGCCTATTACCTGAAAGATCAGAAAGAATTCAAGAATCAGAGCAGAGTGACTGGTCAATACAAATCTACAACCCACTTGGAACAGTTGTCAATGACTGACCTGATGACCTTAGAAGACCATCAAAGAGACGTTATCATGAAGAGCTCTGCAACACACATAGTCACAGGCATCCTTTATGGGGCGAatgctttctttgtgtttgacagtGAAAAGTTGGAAGCCAGCAAGGTTGGAGAAATCGGGTGTAGCATGAAAGCTATGGTAACAAAGATCCCCTCGTTAAGTCAAATTGATAACCAGGAAGGCCTCAATTTGACTCAAGAAGAAAAAGCTTTGAGTGCTACAATTTCCTGCAAATTCTTTGGAGACTTCACTCTTAAAAGCATTCCTTTAACATATGAAGATGCAGTGAAGACATTTGGTCAACTTCCACAGTTACTGGGGGAAAATGGAGAGAAAGCTGTCCCAGTGAAGGTCTGGCTGATGCCACTGACTACTTTATATCCAGAAGCTGCTAAGATGATGCGTGAGATTGACGATGGACTGGTGGGGAAGATACAGCATACTCTTGAAGATTTGAAGGAAATCCAAATGAGAAGCAACGAATCTCTAAAAGACACAGTGGTACAGAACTTTCCCCATATTAAAGACGAGTTAGACACTTTCCAGAAGTTGTGCCACCTCTATACATCAAACCTCAAGCGCACCATGAAGGAGAAACTCCCCTTCATCTGTGAAGGTAAAGAAGATGagagctcattaaaaaaaacctttgaaaaGAGAGACAAGTCCCCATTCAGTCAAGACAAACTAACCAAGTGGCTGAATGATAAGGAGAAAGAAATCAACGTCATCAGATCCTGTGTAGAGACCATGGAGGGAACAAAGATCGTCAAAAATCAGTCCGAGCTCGACAGAGAGGTTCTTGCTGGAGATGTAGACAAtactttgtgctttgttttcaccTCCACCAAACCGGGCGACACTTACCTTGATGAGATGGCCACATATTTGGACTTTCCTAGATTGGGGAGTACCACTGAAGACGAGTGGTTTAACTCAGATGAAGTCTTGACCTCTATGAGAAAAAAAGCCAATGCTTTCAAAGACTTAAGCAAAGCACTGAAGAACAACCGGACTCGTTTCCTTATTGCAGTCATTCCAAATAAGGAATCAAAAGGAGCAACTATCTACCATTACAAGAAGGGCAGTCTGGACAGCGAAGATTTCTCGGTGCCTGACCTTGATCCTGAGAAGATCACAGACAGAAGAGATGTGATCTTTT ATGCCTGTGATCTCACCCTGGACCCAAACACTGTCAACAAATACCTTGTTCTGTCTGAAGGAAACAAGAAGGTAACAAGTGGATCAAAGCGGCAACCACATTCACAACACTCAGAGAGGTTTAAAGCACACAGTCAAGTGTTGTGTAAAGAGGGTTTATCTGGCCGCCATTACTGGGAGGTAGAGTGGGATAATGCCTCGTTCAGAAAACGTATTTATGTAGCTGTAGCATACAAGAACATTGATAGAAAGGGTAACAGTAGCGAATTTGGAAATAATACCCTATCGTGGGCTTTTGGCCAGGGAGGTACAAGTATCTTACCCCTACTTCGTGCATGGCACAATGGAAAGGTGTGGGAATCTCGTCTTCCCTCTGATGGCTGCTCAACACTCGGTGTGTATCTGGACTGGCCTGCAGGcactctgtccttctacaaagtctcctctgacacactgacacacctcTACACCTTTCACACCAGATTCAATGAGCCTGTGTACCCAGGCTTCTGGGTTCACAATGAAGGCAACTACGCCTACCTGCCTCCTCTTAAATAG